From Maylandia zebra isolate NMK-2024a linkage group LG11, Mzebra_GT3a, whole genome shotgun sequence, one genomic window encodes:
- the tomm40 gene encoding mitochondrial import receptor subunit TOM40 homolog isoform X2, whose protein sequence is MGSVLAAASPSPAPAVAGSGQGVPGLVSVPPGFTMPSVSSVPPAAGSDQPTADAQASLPNPGSYDECHRKCKEVFPLQMEGVRLVVNKGLSNHFQVSHTVTLSTLGDSGYRFGATYVGSKQTGPAESFPVMVGDMDNTGSLNAQVIHHLTTAVRSKIAIQTQQHKFVNWQCDMEYRGEDFTSAVTLGNPDVLVGSGILVAHYLQSITPALTLGGELVYHRRPGEEGAVTSLLGRYTGENYVATLTLGGAGAHATYYHKANDQLQVGVEFEANTRMQDTTTSFGYQLDLPKANLLFKGSVDSNWVVGATLEKKLLPLPLTLALGAFLNHRKNKFQCGFGVTIG, encoded by the exons ATGGGCAGTGTGTTGGCTGCCGCCTCCCCCAGTCCAGCCCCAGCTGTAGCTGGAAGTGGACAAGGGGTGCCAGGCTTGGTGTCGGTCCCTCCTGGGTTCACTATGCCCTCAGTGTCTTCCGTCCCTCCAGCAGCTGGATCTGACCAGCCGACGGCAGATGCACAAGCCTCTCTCCCAAATCCAGGATCATATGACGAATGCCACCGCAAATGTAAAG AGGTGTTTCCACTTCAGATGGAAGGGGTGCGGTTAGTGGTCAACAAAGGCTTGAGTAACCACTTCCAGGTCAGCCATACTGTTACCCTCAGCACCCTGGGTGATTCTGGTTATCGATTTGGTGCTACCTATGTAGGCAGTAAACAGACTGGGCCAGCAGAG TCATTCCCAGTGATGGTTGGAGATATGGACAACACCGGCAGTCTGAATGCGCAGGTCATCCACCATCTTACAACAGCTGTACGCTCCAAAATAGCCATACAG actCAGCAGCATAAGTTTGTGAACTGGCAGTGTGACATGGAGTATCGAGGAGAGGACTTCacatctgctgtgacgctcggAAATCCAGATGTACTTGTTGGATCTG GCATTTTGGTGGCCCACTATCTTCAGTCTATTACTCCAGCACTGACTCTCGGTGGAGAGCTTGTGTATCACAGGAGACCAGGGGAGGAAGGAGCGGTCACCTCTCTCTTGGGCAGGTACACAG GTGAAAACTATGTTGCTACGTTGACTTTGGGAGGAGCAGGAGCTCATGCTACATACTATCACAAAGCCAATGATCAG TTGCAGGTAGGAGTTGAATTTGAAGCCAACACGAGGATGCAAGACACAACAACATCCTTTGGTTACCAGTTGGACCTCCCCAAAGCAAATTTGCTCTTTAAAG GATCAGTTGACAGTAACTGGGTGGTTGGAGCAACTCTTGAGAAAAAGCTCTTGCCGCTGCCTCTCACACTGGCCCTCGGGGCTTTCCTCAACCACCGTAAGAACAAATTCCAGTGTGGCTTTGGTGTCACGATTGGCTAG
- the tomm40 gene encoding mitochondrial import receptor subunit TOM40 homolog isoform X1: MGGSLSTTVTDVVNFTGVELPLDPNRHRKLLPSKTMGSVLAAASPSPAPAVAGSGQGVPGLVSVPPGFTMPSVSSVPPAAGSDQPTADAQASLPNPGSYDECHRKCKEVFPLQMEGVRLVVNKGLSNHFQVSHTVTLSTLGDSGYRFGATYVGSKQTGPAESFPVMVGDMDNTGSLNAQVIHHLTTAVRSKIAIQTQQHKFVNWQCDMEYRGEDFTSAVTLGNPDVLVGSGILVAHYLQSITPALTLGGELVYHRRPGEEGAVTSLLGRYTGENYVATLTLGGAGAHATYYHKANDQLQVGVEFEANTRMQDTTTSFGYQLDLPKANLLFKGSVDSNWVVGATLEKKLLPLPLTLALGAFLNHRKNKFQCGFGVTIG; this comes from the exons ATGGGCGGATCCTTGTCAACTACGGTCACTGACGTTGTGAACTTTACCGGTGTTGAACTACCCCTGGACCCAAACCGTCACCGTAA GCTGTTACCATCTAAAACTATGGGCAGTGTGTTGGCTGCCGCCTCCCCCAGTCCAGCCCCAGCTGTAGCTGGAAGTGGACAAGGGGTGCCAGGCTTGGTGTCGGTCCCTCCTGGGTTCACTATGCCCTCAGTGTCTTCCGTCCCTCCAGCAGCTGGATCTGACCAGCCGACGGCAGATGCACAAGCCTCTCTCCCAAATCCAGGATCATATGACGAATGCCACCGCAAATGTAAAG AGGTGTTTCCACTTCAGATGGAAGGGGTGCGGTTAGTGGTCAACAAAGGCTTGAGTAACCACTTCCAGGTCAGCCATACTGTTACCCTCAGCACCCTGGGTGATTCTGGTTATCGATTTGGTGCTACCTATGTAGGCAGTAAACAGACTGGGCCAGCAGAG TCATTCCCAGTGATGGTTGGAGATATGGACAACACCGGCAGTCTGAATGCGCAGGTCATCCACCATCTTACAACAGCTGTACGCTCCAAAATAGCCATACAG actCAGCAGCATAAGTTTGTGAACTGGCAGTGTGACATGGAGTATCGAGGAGAGGACTTCacatctgctgtgacgctcggAAATCCAGATGTACTTGTTGGATCTG GCATTTTGGTGGCCCACTATCTTCAGTCTATTACTCCAGCACTGACTCTCGGTGGAGAGCTTGTGTATCACAGGAGACCAGGGGAGGAAGGAGCGGTCACCTCTCTCTTGGGCAGGTACACAG GTGAAAACTATGTTGCTACGTTGACTTTGGGAGGAGCAGGAGCTCATGCTACATACTATCACAAAGCCAATGATCAG TTGCAGGTAGGAGTTGAATTTGAAGCCAACACGAGGATGCAAGACACAACAACATCCTTTGGTTACCAGTTGGACCTCCCCAAAGCAAATTTGCTCTTTAAAG GATCAGTTGACAGTAACTGGGTGGTTGGAGCAACTCTTGAGAAAAAGCTCTTGCCGCTGCCTCTCACACTGGCCCTCGGGGCTTTCCTCAACCACCGTAAGAACAAATTCCAGTGTGGCTTTGGTGTCACGATTGGCTAG